TTCCCAACGAAGCTGCGATTCCAATTGCTGAATATCGGGATACGAATAAAAAAGAATATCGAGACTATTTAAGCAAAAAGTATGGAAATAAACGTTCAGTAATTTCCGGTATTCATTTTAACGTGTCATTTGATGATACAGTATTACGCAAACTGTGGAAGCAGACTCATGAAGTGGACTTTGAAGACTTTAAAGATTCGCTATACTTAAAGGTCGCAAAGTACTTTCAATACTATCGATGGTTCTTTATTCACGTGATGGCAGCAAGTCCAGTGTTTCACGACAGTTTTGTTGAGAAATGTGTGCAAACTAGCCAACACAACAAGCAAGGAGACTGTTCCTATGAAGGGCTTGCTTCGTTGCGGAATAGTGTGTGCGGATATCGTAATGATGCGTTACTGTTGTTGGACTATAACTCTTTTGAAGGCTATAAAAATTCGATCGAGAGCCATATAGCGCAAGGCTCATTGAGTGGTGCATCGGAACTTTACGAGGCTGTACGCCTGAAGTCTAAAAACAACAATCACATTACCTATCTTGAATTACGATTTATTGATATTAATCCCCTGTTTTCGATTGGGGTAAATCAAAGTGATCTCGAACTCATTCACATGTTTATGGTATATTTTGCGATGCAACCTGATTTTGATTTTAATGATAAACTACAAGAAATTGCGGCAGTAAATCATGATATTGCCAGCAGAAATTTCGCAGATGATGAGATTATCGACTCTAATCAAGCTCTGCAAACCATTACGGATGCATCGCTTCAACTGCTGCGCTCGCTTGAAGAATACGTGAACTTAATTGAGAATGTGCCTTATGATTCGAATACAGTTTTAACGCAGACACGATTGCGCATTGAAACCTCTACTATGAGTTACAGTTCACAGATTCGTTCTGAAATCGCATCTCAAGATTACATATCGTTTCATATGGATATGGCGCGCAATTACACCCAAGAAAGTCTAGATAATCCCACACGCTTCTACGGTTATGAAATGTTGGAACTTTCGACACGAATCGTGTTGCAAGCAGCAATTCGTAAGGGTTACCACTTCGAAATCATGGACGCTGATGCGAATTTCATCCGCATTAAAGATGGTAATGCAAATGCCTGGGAATATATTAAAGAAGCTACAAAGACTCGATTGGATCCCTATAGTTCAGTTCTTGTTATGGAAAATAAAGCAGTGACCAAACGCGTGCTTGATGAAGATGGAATCCCTGTTCCACAAGGGTTTGTGGTTGCAAACAAGCGAGAAGGTTTGCAACTGTATCGTGAAGGTCTTTTGCCATCAGCACTCGTTGTGAAACCAAACAATACCAATTTTGGAGTTGGAATTACCATATTTCCACATACCTATACAGAGTTACAGTTTCAAACAGCCCTTGATCATGCTTTTGAAGCCGATTCAACGGTTTTACTGGAATCATTCATTTCTGGTGAAGAGTACCGTATTCTCATCATTGGGGGAAAAGTAGAAGGCATTCTTTATCGCAGACCTGCCAGTGTCGAAGGGGATGGCATTCACACGATCAAGGAACTGGTAGAAATTAAAAACAGGAATCCACTTCGTGGGTACCACTATACAAAACCCTTGGAGAAGATTCAAATTGATAATGTTGTTATTGATTTTCTTCGCCAAAACGATGCCAATGTTGATACCGTTCCACTTCAAGGAGAACGCATTTTCTTAAGAGAAAATTCAAACATTAGTACGGGTGGGGACAGTATTGATGTAACGGATAATGTTCATAGATCATACTTTCGGATTGCGGAACAAGCCGCACGGGCATTGGATGTTTCCATAACAGGTGTAGATATGATGATAGCGAATATTAGTGAACCCGCAAACGATACGAATCATGCAATCATTGAAATGAATTTTAATCCCGCAATTCATATTCATTGTTTTCCTTACAAAGGTAAAAACAGAAATATTGGCGATACAATTCTTAATGTACTCACTAAATAAATTCGTCATATTTCATGAGATAATTGTGGTATAGAAATTAATATTTAATCTTAACTGCTTTACTCATCACAATTTTGTGTAAAATTATTCTAAAACTCACAAAGATGACTCGTTTTTTGCGCAACTGCGCGTAAAATAATTGTAATTGCACTAAATGAGAATAATCGCTCTCGCTTATAGTCTATACTTAAACTATACAAGGAGAATCAGATGAAAAAAGAGATGAAAGTACTAATTTCCATCGTAGTATGCTTGGTTTTTGTAGTCGTCGGTTCGTTGTTCGTTAATAAGCGACGGGTAGTTTTTGATCGAAACGAGATAACTCATTTCAAATCCCCCCTGTTTGTGATGCCACTTAATCGAGTTCAATCCGGTATGGAATGGGACTATTCATACCGTGGACTGGGCTATAATGTTTTTGTAAAGAACAAGAGTGATAAGACGGGTAAAATTAACGAAAACCTAATGAGCTGTTTTGCACCGTGGGGCGTTACAGTAGACCATGAGAATATGGACAAGTACTGTTCTATCTCAGAGTAAAATTGGAAAAGCGATTTCTAGGAATCGCTTTTTTTGAACACCGTAATAGTGGTTATATCAATTGTGATAGATTCGTGAGTGTGTTAAAATTCGACTATAGTCTAGGAGGGGAAATATGACTAAGAAGAAGATAGTGAAGGCAGATACGCCTGAAACTGCTGAGAAAGCTGTTAAAGTATCGAAAGTGGTCGAAGATAATGTTGAAAAGACTACGGAAAGTGCCGCTGAAAAACCTGCAGCCAAAGTTTTCAAACCTACAGATGAAAATAAGAAAAAAGCAACTCAGTTTCGAATAATTGCCGGAATCTTATGGGCCATCGCGATTGGATTGGAAATCTTTGCAATTATGCAATTACGTAAAACTCCGATTAACTTGGGACTCATCATTGGTCTCTTAATCGTAGATGCAATTTTTGCAATTGGGGGATCGCTATTATGGAAACAAGCCAACCGTTTGGATCCAGCATCTGAGAAAGATAAAGTACGATTCTTCGTGCAAAATCAATTGGGATTCATTGTTGGGATTATTGCTTTCTTACCTTTAATCGTCTTGATGTTAACAAACAAAGATATGGATGGAAAACAAAAAGGAATTGCGACTACAGTAGCTGTTATTGCGCTGGCAATCGTAAGTGCATTTGGACTTGATTTCAACCCTGCATCCATCGAAAAGTATACTGAGGAAACAGCGTTGGTAGAGTCACTTATGGGTGATGATGCTGTATTCTGGACAAAGTCGGGTCGTGTATACCATCTATTTGATGATTGTTATACAATTAATTCAGATCGTACCGATGAAATTATTACAGGAAAGGTTTCTCAAGCATACGAACTCCGTAACATTGAAGAAATTTGTAAAATCTGTCTCAAACGTGCACAAGCTGGTACAACAGCACATGTTGAAGATGGTGGTCACGACCATCATCACTAAAAGTATATGAAAAACTCGGTTCGTATGATCCGAGTTTTTTAATGCAAATTCTCGATGAGGGTTGTGAACCATTCGATATTTACCAAATGATGTGCGCGTGAATTCGCGAGCATCATCGTGAAATAGGATGGCTCTGCAGTCACTAAGCTCATTTCAAGAAGTTCAACTTTTGCTTGTGTTTGCTGAATTTGTAACTCAAGTAGCTCTAATAGTTCTTTTTTATCGTACATATCTGCGAAGAGAAGTGGCCCATACAGTGTAAGGTTTACATAATCTGTTATGGATCCATAATGCTTCATGAGTTCATTGAAAGTATTGATACCAGAGTCAGTGATTTTGTAGTGACGCGCATCATGACTGCTCACTTCACCTGTATCAACCTGGTTGATATGACCTTTTTCCTCAAGCTGTTGTACATTGTAGTAAAAAGATCCTTTTGTGACTTTCACAATGTATTTGTAATGACGCTCATCCATAAGTCGCAAAAGGTCATAGCCACTTGAATCGGGATTTTGGTAGATTAAGCCCAGAATCAACAATGGAATCATGACTTACCTGTAAGACTTTCTGTGAAAGTTTGGTAGTCGATTTTTCCTTTTGCAAGCTTTGTTGTAAGATCATGCATGGTTTCGTTAGGCGTTAGTGTCCGTGATTCGATGGCCATCACCATATCCATCTCGTTTTTGAGTGGCTCGTCCACATTCTTTTGTTCTTTGAATGCCGCATAATAACGAAGTCCGAATCTTCGCAGTGAAACTGCATCCATATGGATTCCGTCGGGGTTACTCGTTAAGAGTTGCGAACTTACTATATAGGTGTTGGTATGGTCGTTTGTATAGTGTCGAAGGACGTGGTTTATTTCCTTGTACTCACTGCTGTAGAGCCCAAATCCCGATTTACCAAGGAAGTCTCCCAGTTCGCCAATGATAAGGGGAACGGCATGGAGTTGGAGGGTATCTTTAAGTGTTCTCATGTTAACTGAGAGTTTATCGTAGTAACTTTGGTGTAATCCTGAATGACTGTCACTTTCACCTTGATGCCAAAGAATTCCGATAATTTCACTGGTCTCCATAGCGAAACGTGCCTCGCTGAGCGCATGGCGGAAAAGATGCCCATCGACATTCCAGTCTTCTAAAGAACTACCGCCCTCTGCACAAGGAATGAGCCCAATTTGTTCACCGGGGTTATCATGTGACCATGCATCTGCAAACGTTGCTGCAAGGCTAATACCTGCTACACTGCGATCGGGATTGATCGGTTCAGCCATCATTTGCCAGCGCCCATTGCGCAGCATAAATACGTGCTCGTTAATTAAGGGGGCGACATCGGCGATAAAACCGCGTCCAGCCATGTTTGATTGGCCAATCATTAAAATTGATTTCATACATATTTCCTCACATTCAAAAATAGTATAGTCTAATTAGACTATACTATCAAGTACAATAAATATTTTAGTCGTTGAATACTTCGATAACATAGTATTCGAAATCATAACCTTCAGAGTAATCGCCAATTGTGATTGTAAAATGGCCAGTTTGTGGGACTATTTTTTCGATATTGCGTGAAGGATCAGCACTCACCAAAACATCAAAAAGTTCCACATTTCCAGGAATTGTGTAATAAAATGCAGTAACATCTCCAAC
The window above is part of the Erysipelothrix sp. HDW6C genome. Proteins encoded here:
- a CDS encoding sialate O-acetylesterase codes for the protein MKSILMIGQSNMAGRGFIADVAPLINEHVFMLRNGRWQMMAEPINPDRSVAGISLAATFADAWSHDNPGEQIGLIPCAEGGSSLEDWNVDGHLFRHALSEARFAMETSEIIGILWHQGESDSHSGLHQSYYDKLSVNMRTLKDTLQLHAVPLIIGELGDFLGKSGFGLYSSEYKEINHVLRHYTNDHTNTYIVSSQLLTSNPDGIHMDAVSLRRFGLRYYAAFKEQKNVDEPLKNEMDMVMAIESRTLTPNETMHDLTTKLAKGKIDYQTFTESLTGKS
- a CDS encoding PadR family transcriptional regulator, producing MIPLLILGLIYQNPDSSGYDLLRLMDERHYKYIVKVTKGSFYYNVQQLEEKGHINQVDTGEVSSHDARHYKITDSGINTFNELMKHYGSITDYVNLTLYGPLLFADMYDKKELLELLELQIQQTQAKVELLEMSLVTAEPSYFTMMLANSRAHHLVNIEWFTTLIENLH
- the gshAB gene encoding bifunctional glutamate--cysteine ligase GshA/glutathione synthetase GshB translates to MSQYNLFKGMFGIEKENIRVTNDGVISQSQHPSVFGEHNPYIMRDFSEAQLEMVTPPVKSITEAYQFLGNIQDIVLRTLESEYLWPQSNPPILPNEAAIPIAEYRDTNKKEYRDYLSKKYGNKRSVISGIHFNVSFDDTVLRKLWKQTHEVDFEDFKDSLYLKVAKYFQYYRWFFIHVMAASPVFHDSFVEKCVQTSQHNKQGDCSYEGLASLRNSVCGYRNDALLLLDYNSFEGYKNSIESHIAQGSLSGASELYEAVRLKSKNNNHITYLELRFIDINPLFSIGVNQSDLELIHMFMVYFAMQPDFDFNDKLQEIAAVNHDIASRNFADDEIIDSNQALQTITDASLQLLRSLEEYVNLIENVPYDSNTVLTQTRLRIETSTMSYSSQIRSEIASQDYISFHMDMARNYTQESLDNPTRFYGYEMLELSTRIVLQAAIRKGYHFEIMDADANFIRIKDGNANAWEYIKEATKTRLDPYSSVLVMENKAVTKRVLDEDGIPVPQGFVVANKREGLQLYREGLLPSALVVKPNNTNFGVGITIFPHTYTELQFQTALDHAFEADSTVLLESFISGEEYRILIIGGKVEGILYRRPASVEGDGIHTIKELVEIKNRNPLRGYHYTKPLEKIQIDNVVIDFLRQNDANVDTVPLQGERIFLRENSNISTGGDSIDVTDNVHRSYFRIAEQAARALDVSITGVDMMIANISEPANDTNHAIIEMNFNPAIHIHCFPYKGKNRNIGDTILNVLTK